AGTGGTACTCGTGGCCGCGGCGCGTCTCGCCCGCCGGCGCGATGAGCGTGTCCCGCGTGGCCCGCACGCCGACGTGATCCAGGCCCACGAGGCGGTCGCGCATCCGCGTCTCAACGGGGAGGACGCCCGCCATCTCGTACTCGCCGTCGTCGGTCGACAGCGACTCGCCGAGGATGATCGTCCCGCCGCACTCCCCGAAGACGGCCAGCCCCTCGGCGGCGCGCGCGCGGAGTTCGTCCAGCGTCGGCGACGCCGCCAGCGCCGCGGCGTGGCGCTCGGGGTACCCCCCGGGGAGGTAGACGGCGTCGCAGTCGGGGATCGGATCGCCCGCGAGCGGCGAGAACTGCTCGACGACGCCGCGTCCGCGGAGCCGATCGCGCGTGCTCGGGTAGACGAACCGGAACGCGTCGTCGGCCGCGACCGCGATCCGGGCGCCCGTCTCGTCGGCCGCGCGGAGCGAGGGCGTCGTATCGAGATTGGGCGGCCGGGCGACGTCGACGAGCCGGTCGGTTCGGATCCCCCGCGCCGCGGCGTCGAGGGTCTCCTCGCGGATCGGCGAGTCGTCGCCGAGGTCCGCTCCGAGGTGTCGGCTCGGGAGCTCCAGACCGTCCAGCGGCGGGGTCCGTCCCACGTACCGCAGGCCGGCGACCGCGTCGCGGATGCCGCGCTCGTGTCGGCCGCCGCGTGCCCGCGCCGCGAGCAGGCCGACGACGTCGACGTCGTAGTCCGCGCGGTCGGCGTACTGCTGGAAGCCCAGCGCCGTGGCGGCGACGCTCTCGATCCCCGCCGACGCGTCGACGACGAGGATCACCGGGAGGTCCAGCGCCGCGGCGACGGCGGCGGTGCTCACGTCGCTGTCGTAGAGCCCCATCGTCCCCTCGACGACGCAGACGTCGCCGTCGTCGGCGCCGCGGGCGTACGCCCGCCGGACGCCAGTCTCCCCGGCGAGCCAGGGGTCGAGCGTCCGCGAGGGGCGGCCGAGGACGGTGGCGTGGTGGCTGGGGTCGACGAAGTCCGGGCCGGCCTTGGCGGCGACCGGCGTCTTCCCCTCGCGTTCGAGCGCGCGACAGACCGCGAGCGTCGCGACGGTCTTTCCCACTCCGGAGGCCGTCCCCGCGAGGACCACCCCGGGCAGGTCGGAGGGGACCGCGTCGGTCGGCATTACCCGACCTCCGCCGCGCGGTCTGTTAAGTCAACCGCCCTCACTATCGACGTTGATACTCTCGACGGCCGCGCGCCGGTCGGTCACGGTGCCGTACTCGGCGGCCACGACCGACTTTGGGGGATCCTCGCTATCGTATCGCGACTCCAGCGCCGCGAGCAGCGCGTCCCGGACGCAGGCCCGCGCCGCCGACCCGACCGCGGTCGCGCTCCCGGAGAAGGCCGCCCGCTCGCCGGCGGGGTCGCAGGCGGCGAGCACGGCGTCCGAGGTCGTCCCCGGAACGCCCGTGCCCGGGAGCAGCGTCGCCGCCTTCGCCTCGGCCGCGACCGCGACGAGGTTCGCGAGCGCGCCGGGCGCGAGCGAGCGGGTCGTCCCGATCACGACGTTGACGGTGCCGATGTGGCGTTCGTCGTCGCGGTCGTCGCGGTCGTCGCCGTCGGCGTCGAGCGTTCCCCCTCGGGCGTCGTCGCCGTCACTCTCGTCGGGCACCGGCAGCGCGGCGGGGTTGCTCAGCCCGGCCGTGACGACCGCCTCCGCCGGTCCCAGCCGCGCCCGGTGCGCGTGGCGCATCGAGACGCCGGTGAGGAGCGCGGGCGCGGCGTCGAGGGGCGCGTCCGGCGCCCCCGCAAAGCCCGCCGCTCGCCGCCGCCGCGCGACGTAGCCCGCGACGTCGACGTCGTCCCAGCCCTCGGGGACCGAGACGAGATACGCGGCGTCCGCCCGCGACTCCCCGCCGTCGTGGCCGGTCGAGAGCCACCGCGTGCCGGGTCGTCGCAGGCGACAGACCTCCTCGCGGACCGTCGCCTCGAAGATTGGGTCGGATTCGTCGCGGTCGGCCGCGTCGTCGCTCCCGCTCATCGCTCATCGAGCAGCGCGTCGAGCAGCCGGTCGTTCTCGTGCGGTCGGCGGACCGCCACCCGAATGTGGGAGTCCAGCCGGGCGAACGTCCGCGCGTCCCGGACCGCGACGCCGCCCTCGCGCGCCCGTTCGAGTATCCGGTCCACGGACTCGTCGCCGACGTCGAGAAGCAGGAACGGCGCGTCCGAGGGATAGACGTCGTACTCGGTCGACAGCGCCGCTCGGAGCCGCGCCCGCTCGCTCGCGACCCGCTCGCGCGTGCGCTCGACGAACGCGGTCTGTCGGAGGCAGTGCGCGCCGACTTCGGCCGCCGGGGTCGAGAGCCCCCACGCCGGGCGCGCGGCGCGGAGCCGACTCCCCAGTTCGCCGGTCGCGACGGCGAAGCCAGCGCGGATCCCCGGCAGGCCGAACATCTTGGTGAGCGAGCGGGCGACGATCGCTCCGTCCCGGCCCGCGAGGCTCGCCGCGTCGGTGAAGTCGAGGAACGCCTCGTCGACGACGAGGGGCGTCCCCGCCGCGCGGCAGTCGGCCAGAAACGACCGGAGCGCGTCGGGATCGGGGAGTTCGCCGGTCGGATTGTTCGGTGCACAGACCACGGCCGCCTCGACGTCCCGGGGATCCGTTTCGAGCAGTTCGTCGTGGGCGACCCCGACCGGCTCGCCGCCCTGGAGCCTGATCTCGCGGGCGTACTCGCCGAAGCTCGGTTCGGGCACGGCGACGCGGTCGCCCGGACCGACGGTGACGCCGAACGCCAGCCGGAGCGCGGCGAGGCCGCCGGCCGTCGGGACGATCTGTTCGGCGTCGCAGTCGACGTAGTCGGCCGCGGCCGCGCGGTAGTCGGGGCGGTCGTCGGCGTACCGCGTCGCGTCCGCGAGCGCGGCCTCGTAGACGTCGCTGACGCCTTCGGGCCGGCTCGGATTCGTATTCGCGCTGAAGTCGAGGAGGTCCGCGTCGTCGCTCCCGCCGTGGGGCACGCGGTCGATGTCGGCGACGGCGTCGGGGTCCATCGCCGTCAGTCGCCCCGCTCGCGCTTCCGCTCCCGGTCTGTCACCCGGTCGAGCACGTCGAGGGTCGCGTCAGTCACCGCGTCGAGCCGTCCGGCCTCGTCGGCCAGCGCGAGCGCGCCGCCCATCGCGGCGCCCTCCTTGCCGACGCCGTCGGCGAAGGCCGACAGCGGCCCCGCCGCGGGGACGTCGAAGCCGGGGTCCGAGACGGTCAGGTCGAGATCGAGTGCCGCGGCGGCCGATTCGAGCCCGGGGACGTCGCCCGCGAGGTACGACGTCGTCGCGAGCGTCGCGGGCCGCGGGACGCCCGCGTGGCGGACCAGGGCGGCGACCGCGAGCAGCTGGGTCCCGCCGCCGAGCACGACCTCGGTCCCGGATTCGAGCGCGCCCGCGACGAGCCCGGACGCGACCGCGAGCACCGGATCGCCGACGAAGCGGACCGCGAGCTCGGGCGTGTGGGCGGCCTGACCGGGTTCGATCTCCGAGGAGGCGAAGGCTTCCTCGACGACCTCCCGTTTCAGGTCGAGCGGGTTCTCCGGCAGCGACGACGAGGTCTCGATGCCGTCCTCGCCGAGCGCGCGCAGGACGGCCATCGCCGTGGTCGTCCCGCCGGGGATGGTCTCGCCGACGACGACGCGCTCGTCGGGGAGCGCGCGGCCGAACTCCCGGCCCGCGGTGAAGGCGCCGGGCGCGGTATGGACGGGGTCGGCCTCGCGGATGTCGCGGCCGGGCTTTGCGCCGACCGAGACCGTCGGGGCGCCGGTCGGGCGCGCGAGGCCGCCGTCGACGACCGTGACGTCGAAGCCGAGGAGCTCGCGGACAGCCCGGGTCACGACCGCGGGCGTCGGACAGCCCGTCGGACTCACCGGGACGGCCGGCGCCCGGACGACGTCGCCGAAGGTCAGGAGTTCGGCGTCCGCGCCGGGGGTGTGCAAGAGCGCCTCCCGCGAGGCGCCGGCGGCGCTGATGCCGTCGATCCGTCCCGTCTCTGTCGTCCCCGCGACGAGGATCACGCGGGGAGCGTCGCTCCCGCTCATCCGCACAGCGCCTCCGCGAGGGCTCGGTCTCGGGGTCGGTTCACGTTGACCGCCAGGCGCGCGTCGTACGTCAACGCCACGGTGTCGCCGTCGCCGGCGACGACGTTCAGTCCCGTCGGGGTGACCTCTCTCCCCTCGTGCTCGAACGTCGTGTCCGCCGACGCGCCCAGTTGGCGCTTCAGTGCCGCCGGGACACAGACCGTGAGCGAGGTGGGCTCGGAGTCCGCGTTCGCCGCCCCGCCGTCTCCCGTTCCCGCTCTCGCGAGCGCGTCGTCGACGTGCTCGGCCGAGAGCAGCGGCAGGTCCGCGGGGACGGTGAGCGCCGGCCGTCCGACGGCGTCCAGTGCCGTCCCGAGGTCGGCCACGTACCCCTCGCCCGGCGTCTCGACGGTCGAAAGCGACAGGTCCGCGGCGCGGGCCGCGGTCTCGGGCGCCTGCGGCGAGACGACGGCGTGGACGGTCCCGTCGAGGCCGCTCTCCCGGAGCGCCTCGGCGACGCGTTCGAGCATCGATCGGCCGCAGACCTCGACGAGGGGCTTTTCGGTCTCGACGCCGCTGGCGTCCCGATCGCTTCCGTCGCGAAGGCGGGTGCCGCGGCCGCCGCACATCACAAGAGCGTCCACGCGATCACCCCCGCGTGGACGCCCGCGACCCGACCGAGCTCGTTCGCCGCGCCGAGGACGTCGCCGCTGATCCCGCCGAGCGCGCCGGCCGCCCAGGCGCCGACGAGCCACGCGGTCCCGATGGGCGCGAGGACCGCCGCGGCGGCGCTCGCGTGGCCGGCGCCCAGCCCGGACGCGACGACGATGGCCGGCGCGAGGACGAGCGCGACCGGAAGTAAGGCCGTCGGCGTCGCGTGCTCGGTGAGGGCCGAGCCGAGCCCCTCGTGCGAGGGCTCGCGGGCACAGACGAGGAGCGCCATCCCGGCCTTCGCACCGACCTCGACTGCGAGCGCCAGCGCGAACGCGACTCGCGGGCGCGTCCCCGCGAGGCCGAGCGCGCCGAGGCCGAGCGCGACCACCGCGAGCGAGACGGCGAGCGCGCCGCCGACCCCCGTCTGCGAGTCCTTCAGCACCTCGCGCCGGCGCGCGCGATCGGCCCCGCCGTGGACCGCGGCCGCGTCGCCCAGGTCCGCGAGGCCGTCGGCGTGGGTCACGCCCGTGAGGAGCACGAGCGTCACGAGGTACAGCGCCGCGGCGCTCGGCACCGGAATCGGAAGGAAAAGCGGGAGCGCCGCGAGCGCGCCGACGAGGTACCCGGCGAGCGGGATCGCCGCGGGCGTCCGCCGGAAGGCCTCCCAGGACGCCTCGTCGCCGCCGACGGGGAGGCGCGTCAGGAAGCCGACCGCCCCGCGGAGCGCGCTCAGCACCACGCGACCACCCCCGCGAGCGCCGCGGCGAGGAGGCCGGCCCGTCGCGTCACTCGCACGGCGCGCGTCGCCGTCGAGATGTCGGGAAGCCGAGCCGACACCTCGACGCAGTATCCCGTTTCCGTACTGTCTGACGCGTCTGACAGCGCGGCGTCCTCCGTTCCCGGCCCCGGGTCGAGGTCGTACGCCCCGGGCTTTTCGAGCCGCACCGAGAGCGCGGCCGCCATCGTCGCCATCGGCCAGCCCGAGTTCGGCGAGGCGGGCCGGCGGGCGAGGCGCCGGACCGGGGCGCGAAACGGGAGCGACGGCGCCCCGGCCGCGACGGCGATCAGCAGCGCCGACGTGCGGGCGGGGAGCCACATCACGAGGTCGTCCAGGCGCGCGGGAGCCCAGCCGACCGGCTTCGAGCGGTATCCCAGCATCGAATCCAGCGTGTTGACGGCCTTGACCCACGCGGCCGCGCCCGCGGCGAGCGGGAGTGCGAGCGCACGGAGGTCCGCGCCCGCGACGGGGCCAGCACCAGCGAGCGCGCTCGCGCCGGCCGCGACGACCGCGAACGCGGCGAGCGGCGCGACCAGCCCGTCGGCGAGGTTCTCGGCTAGGCTCTCGACGGCCGCCGAGCGGACGTGCGCCGCGTCCAGCGCGGCGGCGTCGCGGCCGGCCAGCGCCCGGAGGGCCGTCCGCGCCTCGCCGAGGTCGGCGTCGCTCGCGTCGATCACCTCGCGGGCGCTCGCGAGCAACAGGCGGAGGCTCGTCGTCGAGAAGAGCACGCCGCCGGCCAGCGCGGCGCCGAGCCACGGATCGACCGCGGCGCCGGCCGCGACGACGCCGACGGCGACGCCCGCGAATCCGAGCGGGAGCGCCAGCGCGGCCAGCGCGCCGACGAGTCGCGGGGAGAGCGCGGCATCTGCCGACGGCTCGGCCCCGCGATCGACCAGTCCGACGACGCGGCCGAGGAGCGCGACCGGGTGGATCCGGGCCGGCGGCTCGCCGACCGCGGCGTCGAGCCCCGCGGCCAGCGCGACCGCGACCGTCGCCGTCACCGGCACGAGCGCGCCCCCCGTGGGTCGTCGGTCCCGGCGCCGTCGACTGACGCGAGCGACGCGAGGGCATCCCCCGCTTTCAGCCGCGTCGCCAGCGTCTCCAGGTCGATGTCGCCCACGTCGACGAACGCCCCGCCGAGGGCTTCGATGCCGCCGTCGGTCGCGGGGTCGTCGCCGATGTGGATCACCTCCGCGGCGTCGACCTGGAGGCGCTCGGCGACCGTCTCGAACGCTCCCGCGTGCGGCTTGCGCCACCCGCAGCCGACGCTCGTCACCACGGCGTCGAACGCCGCTCGGTCGAAATCCGAGCGAATCAGCGTCCGCGAGACGAGTTCCGGCACCGAGCAGTTCGAGAGCAGGCCGACGGGACCGCGCTCGCTCGCCGCTCGCACCGCGTCGACGGCGGCCGGACGCGTGGTCACGGCCGGGTCGAACGCGGCGACGACGGCCCGTCTGACGGCGTTGGCGGGGGCGTCGACGTCGCAGGCGCGGAGGGCGGCGGCGACGTGTGCGGGAAGCGGGACTTCGGCCCCGTCGGGAGCGTCGACGTGCGGCTCGGCGTAGCGATCGCGCCAGCCCTCCGGGACGGACACCCCGCGGTCGCGGAGTTCGGTCGCCACCGCCGCGGCGGGGCCGTCGGGGCGGTCGACCGCGACGAGGGTGCCGAAGAGATCGAACGTGACTGCCACTACGCTTGGATCGGTGAAAGCAGACTTGAATTTGCCGGAGGCGCGGGCCCGAGTAGGGCGACAGACATCCGTCAGACACGAGGGAAGATTGAAATACTGGGTCGCGTATGTTGAACCGATGAGTAAGATCACGTTCCGCGCCGATGACGACCTCGTCGAGCGGCTGGAGGCCCTGGAGACCTCCAAGAGCGAGGCGATGCGCGAGGCCCTGCGCACGTACCTCGACGGCGCGGACCGTGACGAGAGCCCGGCCGCGTCCGACAGCGTCGACGACGTGATCCGCGAGCGCGTCGACGAACTCGTGACAGAGCGCCTCGACGATCTGGTCGGACGCACCCGGCCGCGGCCCGCGCGTGACCTCAACGTCAACGTGACCGTCGACGGCGTGCAAACGCCTGAAACGGACGAAAACGACGTCGTCGAGGTCGATGAGTCCGACGCGTCCGAACGTAAGACACGCGCCGATCCCGGCGTTGACGCGGGCGCGGCGCGCGACAAGACGTGCGACAAATGCGGCGAAAACGTCGACGCAGACCACGTTTACTGCCCGAACTGCGGCGAGAAGGCGTCCCACCGCGTGTTCTGCGAGTGCGGCGACGAGCTCCGGTCGGACTGGGCGTTCTGCCCCAGCTGCGGCCGCCGAACCTCCGCCGCCGACGTCCTCGAACGCACGTAAACGACGTGTACCTCCCGTATACGCCACTCTCGGCGTGTTGTCTTACGACCGGCGTTACTTTTATATTGCATCAGTCTGTGGTATCTGTCGCGTAAGACGGTCGTCTTACAGATCCGGCGTGTGGGCGGGAGATGACTCCTGCCGGCCGTTTTCGGTGATGTAAGACGTTTGCACAGGGTGTGCGCGCCGTCTTACCGGGGGAATGCAACAATGGAGCGTGTGACACTACGAATTCCGAAGCAGCAGATCGAGGAGGTCGAACAGATGGTCGAAACCGGCGAGTTCCCGAACCGGTCGGAGGCCATCCGTTCAGCCGTCCGCGAGATGCTCAACGAACAGCAGCCGGAGAACCGCGAGTCGCCGACGAAACACTGGGCCAAGGTGTAAGACGATGCAGGATATTGTCAGAGAGGCGATGGAGCGGGACGAAGAAGAGCGCGACGCGGCCGCGGCGGCCGACGACGAAGAGGAGTTCGGGAGTCCCCGAATCGTCATCGTCGGCTGCGGCGGCGCCGGCAACAACACGGTCAACCGCCTCTACAACATCGGCGTCGAGGGCGCTGACACGGTGGCGATCAACACCGACAAGCAGCACCTCAAGATGATCGAGGCCGACACGAAGATCCTCGTCGGCAAGTCTCTCACGCAGGGGCTCGGCGCCGGCGGCGACCCCTCGATGGGCGAGCGGGCGACCGAGATGGCCCAGGGGACCATCAAGGAGGTCCTCGGCGAGGCCGATCTCGTCTTCGTCACCGCGGGGATGGGCGGCGGCACCGGCACCGGTGCGGCCCCCGTCGTCTCGAAGATCGCCAAAGAGCAGGGCGCGATCGTCGTCGGGATGGTCTCGACGCCGTTCAACGTCGAGCGCGCGCGGACGGTGAAGGCCGAAGAGGGGCTCGAAAAGCTCCGCAACGAGGCCGACTCGATCATCGTCCTCGACAACAACCGCCTGCTCGATTACGTCCCGAACCTCCCGATCGGGAAGGCCTTCTCGGTGATGGACCAGATCATCGCCGAGACCGTCAAGGGCATCTCCGAGACCATCACCCAGCCCTCGCTCATCAATCTGGACTACGCGGACATGTCCACGATTATGGACCAGGGCGGCGTCGCGGTGATGCTCGTCGGCCAGACCCAGGACAAGAACAAGACCCAGGAGGTCGTCAACGACGCGATGAACCACCCGCTGTTGGACGTCGACTACCGCGGCGCCTCCGGCGGCCTGGTCCACATCACCGGCGGCCCCGACCTGACTCTGAAGGAGGCCGAGGGAATCGCGAACAACATCACAGAGCGCCTCGAAGCGCGCGCGAACGTGATCTGGGGCGCCCGCATCCGCGACGAGTACAAGGGGAAAGTCCGCGTGATGGCGATCATGACGGGCGTCCAGTCCGCCCAGGTGCTCGGCCCCTCGACGCAGAAACAGGCCAACAAGTCCAGAGAGAGCATCGAGTCTTCGGAGTTCGACGCCAGCGAAAACGCCGACTTCGCACAGGGGGGAACCTCTTCGGGGTCGACCGCGACCGGCGGGTCCTGGCAGTCCGACGGCGGCAAGGACAAGCGCGAACAGCAGCACGGCGTCGACGTCATCCGCTGACGGACGCCGACGATTCGTCGATCCGACCCGTCCGGTGACCACCCGGACACGCGCCGTTCCGGCGCACTCGACCGTCTCCAGTCGGTCGCCCGTGCGATTCGCTTTTCGGCTTCGATTTCGATTTTCGGATCTCAGACGGGTTCCAGCGACTCCAACAGCCGACACTTCCGACAGACGTCCCGCGTCGTCTGCGAGCCGCAGCGCTCGCACTCGCGCATCGCCGCCGCCGACTCGCCGCGGTACTTCTCCGCAGCCATCGACGCCAACTCCTCGTAGCCCGAAATGATCGAGTGTCTGGTCCCCGGGTGATCGTCCTCCAAGGAGAGCAACAGCTCCTGGATCTCACCGCGGAACGCCTCGGAGGCGTGGGGGCACTCGGTGATATGTGCTGGAAGGTCCTTCAGGTGCGCGTAGAGCGCGACCTCCTTTTCCGGCACGTCCCGAAGCGGTTTCGCCCGGGGGACGAAGTGCTCGGACTCGTGGCGCTCGTCGAAGGGGCCGAGGCTCGCGTCGAAGTGCTTGGCCATCTGCTCGACGTCGCCCTCCAGGATGTTCATCAGCGCGGTCTGGGCCTCGTCGTCGAGGTTGTGGCCCGTGAGCATGATGTCGGCGTCGAACTCGTCGGCATATGTTTCGAGGAGATCGCGCCGGAAGACGCCGCAGTACGCGCAGGCGGCCATCCCCTCGGGGTCGTCCTCGACGACGTCGTCCATCCGGACGCCGAACTCCTCCTCGTAGGAGACGAGCTCGTGGCGGATCTCCAGGTCAGAAGCGAGCTCGACGCAGGCGTCGACGCTCTCGTCGCGGTAGCCCTCGATCCCCTCGTGGATCGTCAGCGCGAGGATCTCGATGCGGGGGTCGCGGCCGAACGTCTCGTCGAGGATGTGGGTGAGCACGACGCTGTCCTTGCCGCCCGAGAGGCCGACGACCCAGCGCTCGGGGTCGTCGGGCGAGGCGTCTCTCGGGACGAGACTGTCCCGGCGGATCCGGCGTCGGACGCGCTTTTCCACGGAGGCGCAGAAGTGCTCCTCGCAGAGGTGCGCCCCGGAGTAGCCCGCGTGCATCACGGCGTCGCGTCCGCACTTGTCGCACTCCATCGCCCGGGCGTTGGCCGTCGGGGAGGATACGGGTTTCGTCTCGCGGGGACGGCGCCGGCGCTCGGCCCTCTCGAAATAGGTGGGGCACGCCGGATCGAAGGGAGAGGGGGGGATGGGGGGGAAAGGCACCCCAGGGTAGCGTTGCCCCGAGTGGTCACCGTCGCGATGACCGGTCGATCGACACCCCAGAGGTGCC
This is a stretch of genomic DNA from Halobellus sp. MBLA0158. It encodes these proteins:
- a CDS encoding ribbon-helix-helix domain-containing protein — its product is MERVTLRIPKQQIEEVEQMVETGEFPNRSEAIRSAVREMLNEQQPENRESPTKHWAKV
- a CDS encoding cobyrinate a,c-diamide synthase, which gives rise to MPGVVLAGTASGVGKTVATLAVCRALEREGKTPVAAKAGPDFVDPSHHATVLGRPSRTLDPWLAGETGVRRAYARGADDGDVCVVEGTMGLYDSDVSTAAVAAALDLPVILVVDASAGIESVAATALGFQQYADRADYDVDVVGLLAARARGGRHERGIRDAVAGLRYVGRTPPLDGLELPSRHLGADLGDDSPIREETLDAAARGIRTDRLVDVARPPNLDTTPSLRAADETGARIAVAADDAFRFVYPSTRDRLRGRGVVEQFSPLAGDPIPDCDAVYLPGGYPERHAAALAASPTLDELRARAAEGLAVFGECGGTIILGESLSTDDGEYEMAGVLPVETRMRDRLVGLDHVGVRATRDTLIAPAGETRRGHEYHFSSATAASDARFAFEMVRGAGVDGANDGLTEYRTLGTFAHFHPGSDAFDYLLETV
- a CDS encoding HAD family hydrolase, coding for MAVTFDLFGTLVAVDRPDGPAAAVATELRDRGVSVPEGWRDRYAEPHVDAPDGAEVPLPAHVAAALRACDVDAPANAVRRAVVAAFDPAVTTRPAAVDAVRAASERGPVGLLSNCSVPELVSRTLIRSDFDRAAFDAVVTSVGCGWRKPHAGAFETVAERLQVDAAEVIHIGDDPATDGGIEALGGAFVDVGDIDLETLATRLKAGDALASLASVDGAGTDDPRGARSCR
- the ncsA gene encoding tRNA 2-thiolation protein NcsA, which gives rise to MECDKCGRDAVMHAGYSGAHLCEEHFCASVEKRVRRRIRRDSLVPRDASPDDPERWVVGLSGGKDSVVLTHILDETFGRDPRIEILALTIHEGIEGYRDESVDACVELASDLEIRHELVSYEEEFGVRMDDVVEDDPEGMAACAYCGVFRRDLLETYADEFDADIMLTGHNLDDEAQTALMNILEGDVEQMAKHFDASLGPFDERHESEHFVPRAKPLRDVPEKEVALYAHLKDLPAHITECPHASEAFRGEIQELLLSLEDDHPGTRHSIISGYEELASMAAEKYRGESAAAMRECERCGSQTTRDVCRKCRLLESLEPV
- a CDS encoding NTP transferase domain-containing protein, translated to MCGGRGTRLRDGSDRDASGVETEKPLVEVCGRSMLERVAEALRESGLDGTVHAVVSPQAPETAARAADLSLSTVETPGEGYVADLGTALDAVGRPALTVPADLPLLSAEHVDDALARAGTGDGGAANADSEPTSLTVCVPAALKRQLGASADTTFEHEGREVTPTGLNVVAGDGDTVALTYDARLAVNVNRPRDRALAEALCG
- the ftsZ gene encoding cell division protein FtsZ gives rise to the protein MQDIVREAMERDEEERDAAAAADDEEEFGSPRIVIVGCGGAGNNTVNRLYNIGVEGADTVAINTDKQHLKMIEADTKILVGKSLTQGLGAGGDPSMGERATEMAQGTIKEVLGEADLVFVTAGMGGGTGTGAAPVVSKIAKEQGAIVVGMVSTPFNVERARTVKAEEGLEKLRNEADSIIVLDNNRLLDYVPNLPIGKAFSVMDQIIAETVKGISETITQPSLINLDYADMSTIMDQGGVAVMLVGQTQDKNKTQEVVNDAMNHPLLDVDYRGASGGLVHITGGPDLTLKEAEGIANNITERLEARANVIWGARIRDEYKGKVRVMAIMTGVQSAQVLGPSTQKQANKSRESIESSEFDASENADFAQGGTSSGSTATGGSWQSDGGKDKREQQHGVDVIR
- a CDS encoding threonine-phosphate decarboxylase, which translates into the protein MDPDAVADIDRVPHGGSDDADLLDFSANTNPSRPEGVSDVYEAALADATRYADDRPDYRAAAADYVDCDAEQIVPTAGGLAALRLAFGVTVGPGDRVAVPEPSFGEYAREIRLQGGEPVGVAHDELLETDPRDVEAAVVCAPNNPTGELPDPDALRSFLADCRAAGTPLVVDEAFLDFTDAASLAGRDGAIVARSLTKMFGLPGIRAGFAVATGELGSRLRAARPAWGLSTPAAEVGAHCLRQTAFVERTRERVASERARLRAALSTEYDVYPSDAPFLLLDVGDESVDRILERAREGGVAVRDARTFARLDSHIRVAVRRPHENDRLLDALLDER
- the cobS gene encoding adenosylcobinamide-GDP ribazoletransferase encodes the protein MVLSALRGAVGFLTRLPVGGDEASWEAFRRTPAAIPLAGYLVGALAALPLFLPIPVPSAAALYLVTLVLLTGVTHADGLADLGDAAAVHGGADRARRREVLKDSQTGVGGALAVSLAVVALGLGALGLAGTRPRVAFALALAVEVGAKAGMALLVCAREPSHEGLGSALTEHATPTALLPVALVLAPAIVVASGLGAGHASAAAAVLAPIGTAWLVGAWAAGALGGISGDVLGAANELGRVAGVHAGVIAWTLL
- a CDS encoding adenosylcobinamide amidohydrolase, translated to MFEATVREEVCRLRRPGTRWLSTGHDGGESRADAAYLVSVPEGWDDVDVAGYVARRRRAAGFAGAPDAPLDAAPALLTGVSMRHAHRARLGPAEAVVTAGLSNPAALPVPDESDGDDARGGTLDADGDDRDDRDDERHIGTVNVVIGTTRSLAPGALANLVAVAAEAKAATLLPGTGVPGTTSDAVLAACDPAGERAAFSGSATAVGSAARACVRDALLAALESRYDSEDPPKSVVAAEYGTVTDRRAAVESINVDSEGG
- the cbiB gene encoding adenosylcobinamide-phosphate synthase CbiB, whose amino-acid sequence is MPVTATVAVALAAGLDAAVGEPPARIHPVALLGRVVGLVDRGAEPSADAALSPRLVGALAALALPLGFAGVAVGVVAAGAAVDPWLGAALAGGVLFSTTSLRLLLASAREVIDASDADLGEARTALRALAGRDAAALDAAHVRSAAVESLAENLADGLVAPLAAFAVVAAGASALAGAGPVAGADLRALALPLAAGAAAWVKAVNTLDSMLGYRSKPVGWAPARLDDLVMWLPARTSALLIAVAAGAPSLPFRAPVRRLARRPASPNSGWPMATMAAALSVRLEKPGAYDLDPGPGTEDAALSDASDSTETGYCVEVSARLPDISTATRAVRVTRRAGLLAAALAGVVAWC
- a CDS encoding nicotinate-nucleotide--dimethylbenzimidazole phosphoribosyltransferase translates to MSGSDAPRVILVAGTTETGRIDGISAAGASREALLHTPGADAELLTFGDVVRAPAVPVSPTGCPTPAVVTRAVRELLGFDVTVVDGGLARPTGAPTVSVGAKPGRDIREADPVHTAPGAFTAGREFGRALPDERVVVGETIPGGTTTAMAVLRALGEDGIETSSSLPENPLDLKREVVEEAFASSEIEPGQAAHTPELAVRFVGDPVLAVASGLVAGALESGTEVVLGGGTQLLAVAALVRHAGVPRPATLATTSYLAGDVPGLESAAAALDLDLTVSDPGFDVPAAGPLSAFADGVGKEGAAMGGALALADEAGRLDAVTDATLDVLDRVTDRERKRERGD
- a CDS encoding double zinc ribbon domain-containing protein encodes the protein MSKITFRADDDLVERLEALETSKSEAMREALRTYLDGADRDESPAASDSVDDVIRERVDELVTERLDDLVGRTRPRPARDLNVNVTVDGVQTPETDENDVVEVDESDASERKTRADPGVDAGAARDKTCDKCGENVDADHVYCPNCGEKASHRVFCECGDELRSDWAFCPSCGRRTSAADVLERT